A stretch of Candidatus Nanogingivalaceae bacterium DNA encodes these proteins:
- a CDS encoding type IV secretion system DNA-binding domain-containing protein, which produces MMAFFSILFNPFVWLTIVAILAFLTWQNYKKIDKLNVMNTDSVLLALEIPKTNDKSELAAEQLLASLHGILRDSTELKNNNGVQEHLSFEIVSVNGAIRFYVWMPRTLQSFVEGQIYSQYPTVQIYEAKEDYTANSENKHVIYSTEIDLIENEALPIKTFDGFEVDPLAGITGTLAKLDGTNDQLWIQVLARPVADEWHKKSDEWVKKVKAGKKSFKLDWEYILKIFEALWTPPEGSGDTKSEPSDRDKTRISKAEEKATKLGYQVKIRLAYLGEDENTARLQIQALTGTFKQFNSTNLNGFKSSNSSLDKDKIRDFQSRIFFDDGYILNIQELASIWHLPHTNVETPNIVWASSKTAEPPSKLPILNGDRAHDENISAFGLTNFRGINHQFGMLRRDRSRHLYIIGQTGTGKSGSLELLALSDIFHGEGYAIIDPHGDFAQNNMRFIPEHRLKDVIYFNPSDTEFPLGFNPLEVTDPSRKSNISSEVIGVLKRMFGDSWGPRLEYILRFTLLALLDRPETTMLDISRMLTDGDFRKETLTYCKDDSVLQFWKKEFGQWGEKQVNEAIAPILNKVGAFTANPIIRNIIGQPKSTFNIREIMDEGKILVVNLSKGLIGEDNASVLGSFLVTKIQLAAQSRADIERLEDRRPFHLYVDEFQNFATDSFAVILSEIRKYGLTLTVANQYVSQMTDSVKNAVFGNVGSIISFRVSVEDAPILAEQFKPQFDASDLMSLNNRHFVMTMIINGEKSTPFSATTLTLPKPFNDLSAKIIENTRRNYSTPRAVIEQRIRDILVPPKELMTKAWAERNGVEFSKKVEENVFAPVKNQGIRKQNPQNRKPAANPQNFAPAQPMLGATKVDFSQAPIDAKKISPNSAEQKEPSLGLKDLSKAFAEKGIEIPQASKRRRKPRTKSVKPQPRNKQESENNLKIEH; this is translated from the coding sequence ATGATGGCATTTTTTTCAATCTTATTTAACCCTTTTGTCTGGCTAACTATCGTAGCGATTTTAGCTTTTCTAACCTGGCAAAATTACAAAAAAATCGATAAGCTCAACGTCATGAACACCGACAGTGTTCTTTTGGCGCTTGAAATTCCAAAAACGAATGATAAATCTGAACTTGCCGCCGAACAACTCCTTGCCAGTTTGCACGGAATTTTGCGTGATTCAACTGAGTTAAAAAATAACAACGGCGTTCAAGAACATTTAAGTTTCGAAATCGTATCTGTTAACGGTGCAATTCGTTTTTATGTTTGGATGCCACGAACTTTGCAAAGCTTTGTTGAAGGGCAGATTTATTCACAATATCCAACAGTCCAAATTTATGAAGCAAAAGAGGATTACACGGCAAATTCTGAGAATAAACACGTTATTTATTCTACTGAAATCGATCTGATTGAAAATGAAGCCTTACCAATCAAAACTTTTGATGGTTTTGAAGTTGACCCGCTAGCTGGAATCACCGGAACACTTGCCAAACTCGACGGAACAAACGACCAGCTTTGGATTCAAGTTTTGGCGCGACCGGTTGCAGATGAATGGCATAAAAAATCAGATGAATGGGTTAAGAAAGTTAAAGCCGGAAAGAAAAGCTTTAAGCTAGATTGGGAATATATATTAAAAATATTTGAAGCTCTTTGGACTCCGCCAGAAGGTTCAGGTGACACTAAAAGTGAACCATCCGACCGTGATAAAACTCGTATTTCGAAAGCCGAAGAAAAAGCCACAAAACTTGGTTATCAGGTTAAAATTCGCTTGGCTTATTTAGGTGAAGATGAAAACACCGCAAGACTTCAAATTCAAGCCTTAACCGGAACATTCAAACAGTTCAACAGCACAAACCTAAATGGTTTTAAATCTTCAAATTCTTCGCTCGATAAAGATAAAATTCGAGATTTTCAGTCGCGAATCTTCTTTGACGATGGTTATATTTTAAACATTCAGGAGCTCGCAAGTATTTGGCACTTACCACACACTAACGTGGAAACACCGAATATTGTTTGGGCTTCGAGCAAAACTGCTGAACCACCTTCAAAACTACCAATCTTGAACGGCGACCGCGCACATGATGAAAATATTTCAGCTTTCGGTTTAACTAACTTCCGCGGAATTAATCATCAGTTTGGAATGCTTCGTCGTGACCGTTCGCGCCACCTTTATATTATTGGTCAAACGGGAACCGGAAAATCTGGATCGCTTGAACTTTTGGCGCTTTCAGATATTTTTCACGGTGAAGGTTATGCAATTATTGACCCGCACGGCGATTTTGCGCAAAACAATATGCGCTTTATTCCTGAACATCGCCTAAAAGATGTGATTTATTTCAACCCGAGCGACACTGAATTTCCACTTGGATTCAACCCGCTCGAAGTCACCGATCCAAGCCGAAAGTCAAACATTTCTTCCGAAGTCATCGGTGTTTTGAAACGTATGTTTGGTGACTCTTGGGGTCCACGACTTGAATATATTTTGCGTTTCACGCTTCTTGCACTCCTTGATCGACCAGAAACAACAATGCTCGACATTTCACGCATGTTGACTGATGGTGATTTTCGAAAAGAAACGCTAACTTATTGTAAAGATGATTCAGTGCTACAATTCTGGAAAAAGGAATTTGGTCAATGGGGTGAAAAGCAGGTAAACGAAGCTATCGCACCGATCTTAAACAAGGTCGGAGCTTTCACGGCCAACCCTATCATTCGAAATATTATCGGTCAGCCAAAATCAACCTTTAATATTCGTGAGATTATGGATGAAGGTAAAATCTTGGTTGTGAATCTTTCGAAAGGTTTGATTGGTGAAGACAACGCCTCGGTCCTTGGTTCTTTCTTGGTGACAAAAATTCAACTCGCAGCTCAATCGCGCGCCGACATTGAACGGCTTGAAGATCGCCGACCATTCCATCTTTACGTTGACGAGTTCCAAAACTTCGCCACCGATTCTTTCGCGGTGATTCTTTCAGAAATTCGAAAATATGGCTTGACGCTAACCGTTGCTAACCAATATGTTTCACAAATGACCGACAGCGTTAAAAATGCGGTTTTTGGAAACGTTGGCTCGATTATCTCATTCCGCGTTTCAGTTGAAGACGCACCAATTTTAGCTGAACAATTTAAACCACAGTTCGACGCTTCAGACTTAATGAGCTTGAATAACCGCCACTTCGTGATGACGATGATCATTAATGGTGAAAAATCAACGCCATTTAGTGCGACAACTTTAACTTTGCCGAAACCTTTCAATGATTTGAGTGCAAAAATTATCGAAAACACTCGCCGAAATTACAGCACACCGCGCGCCGTTATCGAACAACGAATTCGTGATATTTTAGTTCCGCCAAAAGAACTAATGACAAAAGCCTGGGCTGAACGCAACGGTGTAGAATTTTCGAAAAAAGTTGAAGAAAACGTGTTTGCGCCAGTAAAAAATCAGGGGATTCGAAAACAAAATCCTCAGAATCGAAAACCGGCAGCGAATCCACAAAATTTCGCACCAGCCCAGCCAATGCTTGGCGCAACAAAGGTTGATTTCTCACAAGCACCAATTGACGCTAAAAAAATCAGTCCAAATTCTGCCGAGCAAAAAGAACCAAGTTTAGGCTTGAAAGATTTATCGAAAGCATTTGCAGAAAAAGGAATTGAAATTCCGCAAGCTTCAAAAAGACGCCGAAAACCACGAACAAAAAGCGTTAAGCCACAACCACGCAACAAACAAGAAAGTGAGAACAATTTAAAAATTGAGCACTAA
- a CDS encoding AAA family ATPase, with translation MKNNAIDYLIELAENDKCNAWISYVIKYFIENQGVIDDNAKNDLADYLLQRKGIPELKSPSYEFNSNNEKIILKKLNHHSGVNALSDEQKISFSSQINIIYGLNGTGKSSYFRVLNNMIGHAKSKNILHNVYSDSPKNINVDIEYLLDNTPKSSTWSNTSNISDLRSIRVFDTEYANNYLQKRNSDELLIKPYALSYFSEISDLIIEIKELAKEKIKLDRESLPDIDLEKVTESFREFLNKDSFEKEDIVKIKSFENFSSKEKNQLEKAKKSIEDLNKSNSADAIKINEIKLEKLKKIKLEFRKIITLLKEEQKNVDNLVKSRFELTKKYRVAKQQFEVFNNIPGTDSDTWTNFIKSGISYCEEFELEDKCPYCHRLYDETSLEITKAYSKFIKDTTQIQLDKNTADIKEKILVLQNISKVNLKSEKIELSLEDDPKLITLNKQIIKNKKSLLRRLRGQKPIKAPKIQDKLLNNLSKEIGDIKQLQIELNSKQSQRIESLEKYNQQLIALEEKAILNSQFAQLSKFVHLRNKLFQEEQFISEITTSKLSLLSKKAHNDLLTDNLFKTFKQNLKKLGLGNLSIQLQASNNKGNQQTELVLGNNKNIEDILSEGEQKATALALFISEISLSHNQSTIIFDDPVNSLDHRIMSNFSELLMSLNNQIIIFTHNKMFLDCFETGSEGHICKNVNGGCGKSKGKHIFLYETLSDGQDKKGIIKIKHTENLNTYISDIEKLLSENPLSDNSKQLVCGKLRKAVEFAIDEIILNNQVPTKYSNKNSRINWDELKKIENNSEIIDILHTIHGRCSGGALHNGTESEENPVDKDELKSMLKEIKNIQTKH, from the coding sequence ATGAAAAACAACGCAATTGATTATTTAATAGAATTAGCCGAAAACGATAAATGCAATGCTTGGATATCTTATGTTATAAAATACTTTATTGAGAATCAGGGAGTTATTGATGATAATGCAAAGAATGATTTAGCAGATTATTTACTTCAAAGAAAAGGAATACCTGAATTAAAATCCCCATCTTACGAATTTAATTCGAACAATGAAAAAATAATATTAAAAAAATTAAATCATCATTCTGGAGTGAACGCTCTTTCTGATGAACAAAAAATTTCTTTTTCTTCACAAATTAACATAATTTATGGTCTTAACGGTACTGGGAAGAGTAGTTACTTTAGAGTACTAAATAATATGATAGGACACGCAAAATCAAAAAATATTTTGCACAATGTATATAGCGATTCTCCGAAGAATATTAATGTTGATATTGAATATCTTTTAGATAATACCCCTAAGTCCAGTACTTGGTCAAATACTTCGAATATTTCGGATTTACGTTCTATTAGGGTTTTTGATACAGAGTATGCTAATAACTATTTGCAAAAAAGAAACTCAGATGAACTCTTAATTAAACCTTACGCACTTTCATATTTTTCAGAAATAAGTGATTTAATAATTGAAATTAAAGAATTAGCAAAAGAAAAGATAAAACTTGACAGAGAATCACTTCCTGACATTGACCTCGAGAAGGTTACAGAATCTTTCAGAGAGTTTTTAAATAAAGATAGTTTCGAAAAAGAAGATATTGTTAAAATAAAAAGTTTTGAAAATTTTTCATCAAAAGAAAAAAATCAACTTGAAAAGGCTAAAAAGTCTATAGAGGATCTTAATAAATCGAATTCAGCCGATGCTATTAAAATCAATGAAATAAAACTTGAAAAACTTAAAAAAATAAAGTTAGAATTTAGAAAAATAATTACGTTACTTAAAGAAGAACAAAAAAATGTCGATAATCTTGTTAAAAGTAGATTTGAATTAACAAAGAAATATCGTGTTGCGAAACAACAGTTTGAAGTTTTTAATAATATACCTGGTACTGATAGTGATACTTGGACTAATTTTATCAAATCAGGAATAAGTTATTGCGAAGAGTTTGAACTGGAAGATAAATGTCCATATTGTCATCGGCTATATGATGAAACTTCGTTAGAAATTACAAAAGCTTATTCAAAATTTATAAAAGATACTACTCAAATTCAACTAGATAAAAATACAGCAGATATCAAGGAAAAAATTCTAGTACTACAAAATATTTCTAAGGTAAATTTGAAGAGCGAAAAGATAGAACTCTCCCTTGAAGATGATCCTAAGCTTATAACCTTAAACAAGCAGATAATTAAAAATAAAAAATCGCTCTTACGTAGGTTGAGAGGGCAAAAACCTATAAAAGCACCCAAAATACAAGATAAGCTATTAAATAATCTATCCAAAGAAATAGGTGATATCAAGCAATTACAAATTGAATTAAACTCTAAGCAGTCCCAGAGAATAGAATCTTTAGAAAAATACAATCAGCAATTAATAGCACTCGAGGAAAAAGCTATACTAAATTCTCAATTTGCTCAACTTAGTAAGTTTGTTCATCTAAGAAATAAATTATTTCAAGAGGAACAATTTATATCTGAAATAACTACTTCAAAATTAAGCCTATTAAGTAAAAAGGCACACAATGACCTACTTACAGACAATCTCTTTAAAACATTTAAGCAAAATTTAAAGAAGCTTGGGTTAGGTAATCTTTCCATCCAATTACAAGCTTCAAACAATAAAGGAAATCAACAAACAGAGCTAGTTTTAGGAAATAATAAAAATATAGAAGATATCTTAAGCGAGGGTGAACAAAAAGCCACCGCTCTAGCTTTATTCATTTCCGAAATTAGTCTTTCACATAATCAAAGTACTATAATCTTTGATGACCCTGTCAATAGTTTAGATCATCGAATCATGAGTAATTTTTCTGAGTTATTAATGTCGTTAAATAATCAAATTATTATTTTTACTCACAATAAGATGTTTCTCGATTGTTTCGAGACAGGTTCCGAAGGTCATATCTGTAAAAATGTAAATGGAGGATGCGGTAAATCAAAAGGCAAGCATATTTTCCTTTACGAAACTTTGAGTGATGGGCAAGACAAAAAAGGTATAATAAAAATAAAACATACTGAAAACTTAAATACTTATATTTCTGATATCGAAAAATTATTATCAGAAAATCCATTGTCAGATAATAGTAAACAACTTGTTTGCGGTAAGCTAAGAAAAGCGGTTGAGTTTGCTATTGATGAAATAATTTTAAACAATCAAGTCCCCACTAAATATAGTAATAAAAATAGCCGAATCAACTGGGATGAATTAAAAAAAATTGAAAACAATTCGGAGATTATTGACATATTACATACTATTCATGGGCGTTGCTCGGGTGGAGCATTACATAACGGAACTGAGAGTGAGGAAAATCCGGTTGATAAAGACGAGCTAAAAAGTATGCTGAAAGAAATCAAGAATATACAAACTAAACATTGA
- a CDS encoding DUF4368 domain-containing protein: MVDELIDKVVIHKPTGMKRNRIIQIDIYYNSIRKLNIEKASQMD; encoded by the coding sequence ATGGTGGATGAACTGATTGATAAGGTTGTGATTCATAAGCCAACTGGCATGAAACGCAATCGAATTATCCAGATAGACATCTATTACAATTCCATCAGAAAACTAAATATCGAAAAAGCGAGTCAGATGGACTGA
- the topA gene encoding type I DNA topoisomerase, giving the protein MKNLVIVESPAKAKTIEKYLGKDFTVMSSVGHIRQIAKKNKAGGRPIETNNKYKITFEVDPGKKKVVSELRKAVKAADEVWLATDEDREGEAIAWHLCDVLKLNPETTKRIVFHEITKSAIENAIKNPRKIDMKMVEAQQTRQTLDWLVGFDLSPVVWRKVPGGKSAGRVQSPAVKLLVEREREIEKFGAKSSFKITGEFIVPNSGEILKAELNKKFETEKTATNFLESLKTANFKVASVSKTPGTRNPSAPFTTSTLQQEANARLGFSAKSTMAAAQKLYQSGKITYMRTDSVNLSSFAIASSADFIKKKFGEKYHKARKFATKSAGAQEAHEAIRPTGIENEKVSTSQDLQKIYTLIRNRTLASQMAPAQIEKTTVKIEISNQEYYFEAKGEVVVFDGFLKVYSSGKKDEFLPELANGDSLNFNEIIAKEVFSRPPARYSEGSLVKKLEDLGIGRPSTYATILDTIQARGYAAKGEGEGKPRDAIQISLSKNKINREVVQEKTGSTKGKLLPTASGEVLSDFLNDYFNQVVDYGWTANLENDFDKIAVGDENRLEVLDNFYKPFHKLIMESGEIDRNAVAPARELGIDPKTGRKVFARFGRFGPMIQLGDNKVEGEEVKFAPMPAGEKIETVSLENALKMFLLPRHVGKTADGKEITSNIGQYGPYIKVENTFVSIKPMSPFEITETEAQMLYEEKLKADEKKVLKKFKNGIKISRGGFGRKYIADNEVKALLPKDLDIEKITEKQASELIEVAKSRKSGKKTTTRKSTKRKTTSKNTKKSVSKTKKSEK; this is encoded by the coding sequence ATGAAGAATTTAGTAATCGTAGAGAGCCCAGCCAAGGCGAAAACTATCGAAAAATATCTCGGTAAAGATTTTACAGTAATGTCCAGCGTTGGACACATTCGCCAAATTGCTAAAAAAAATAAAGCCGGCGGGCGACCAATTGAAACAAATAATAAATATAAAATTACTTTTGAAGTTGATCCAGGAAAAAAGAAAGTTGTGAGCGAACTTCGAAAAGCCGTGAAGGCGGCAGATGAAGTCTGGCTCGCAACCGATGAAGACCGCGAAGGTGAAGCAATTGCTTGGCACCTTTGCGACGTCTTAAAATTAAACCCCGAAACAACCAAGCGGATCGTTTTTCACGAAATTACAAAATCCGCAATCGAGAATGCGATTAAAAATCCGCGAAAAATCGACATGAAAATGGTCGAAGCTCAACAAACTCGCCAAACTTTGGACTGGCTAGTTGGTTTTGACTTAAGCCCAGTTGTGTGGCGAAAAGTTCCAGGCGGAAAAAGTGCCGGTCGCGTGCAAAGCCCAGCAGTAAAACTGCTTGTAGAACGCGAGCGTGAAATTGAAAAATTTGGTGCAAAAAGTTCGTTTAAAATTACGGGCGAATTCATCGTGCCAAATTCTGGTGAAATTCTAAAAGCCGAACTTAACAAAAAATTCGAAACCGAAAAAACTGCAACTAATTTTCTCGAAAGCCTAAAAACGGCGAATTTTAAAGTTGCAAGCGTTTCGAAAACTCCCGGCACTCGCAACCCGAGCGCACCTTTTACAACTTCAACACTTCAGCAAGAGGCTAACGCAAGACTCGGTTTTTCAGCCAAAAGTACAATGGCGGCGGCACAAAAACTCTATCAATCTGGTAAAATCACCTATATGCGAACCGACAGCGTGAATTTGAGTAGTTTTGCGATCGCTTCAAGCGCAGATTTCATTAAGAAAAAATTTGGCGAAAAATATCATAAAGCACGAAAATTTGCCACAAAATCAGCTGGAGCACAAGAAGCCCACGAGGCTATCCGACCAACCGGGATTGAAAACGAAAAAGTTTCTACCAGCCAAGATTTACAGAAAATCTATACATTGATTCGCAACCGAACACTCGCTAGTCAAATGGCGCCAGCACAAATCGAAAAAACCACTGTTAAAATTGAAATTTCGAACCAAGAATATTATTTTGAAGCAAAGGGCGAAGTTGTTGTTTTTGATGGATTCTTGAAAGTTTATTCAAGCGGCAAAAAAGATGAATTTTTACCAGAACTCGCCAATGGCGATAGTTTGAATTTTAATGAAATTATTGCGAAAGAAGTTTTCTCACGTCCACCAGCACGCTACAGTGAAGGCTCGCTCGTGAAAAAACTCGAAGATTTAGGAATTGGCCGCCCTTCAACTTACGCCACAATTTTGGACACAATTCAGGCGCGTGGCTACGCTGCAAAAGGTGAAGGTGAAGGTAAACCTCGCGACGCAATTCAAATTTCACTTTCGAAAAATAAAATCAACCGGGAAGTTGTTCAAGAAAAAACTGGTTCTACTAAAGGTAAACTCCTCCCAACAGCAAGCGGAGAAGTTTTAAGCGACTTCTTAAACGATTATTTCAATCAAGTTGTAGACTATGGTTGGACAGCGAATCTTGAAAATGACTTCGATAAAATTGCCGTTGGTGATGAAAATCGGCTTGAAGTTCTTGATAATTTTTATAAGCCTTTTCATAAATTAATCATGGAATCCGGCGAGATTGATCGCAACGCTGTGGCGCCCGCTCGCGAGCTCGGAATTGATCCAAAAACTGGCCGAAAAGTTTTTGCACGCTTTGGTCGTTTTGGTCCAATGATTCAGCTGGGTGACAATAAAGTTGAGGGCGAAGAAGTTAAATTTGCACCAATGCCTGCCGGTGAAAAAATCGAAACCGTCTCGCTTGAAAACGCACTAAAAATGTTCCTTCTTCCGCGCCACGTGGGAAAAACCGCCGACGGCAAAGAGATCACTTCGAACATTGGTCAATATGGCCCTTACATTAAAGTTGAAAACACTTTCGTAAGCATCAAACCGATGTCACCGTTTGAAATTACCGAAACCGAGGCGCAAATGCTTTATGAAGAAAAACTAAAAGCTGATGAGAAAAAGGTACTTAAAAAGTTTAAAAATGGAATTAAAATTTCTCGTGGTGGATTTGGTCGAAAATATATCGCCGACAACGAGGTTAAAGCACTACTACCAAAAGATTTAGATATTGAAAAAATTACCGAAAAACAAGCAAGCGAATTAATTGAAGTTGCAAAATCACGAAAATCTGGCAAAAAAACCACAACTAGAAAATCAACTAAGCGAAAAACAACTTCGAAAAATACTAAAAAATCCGTTTCGAAAACGAAAAAATCCGAAAAATAG
- a CDS encoding ABC transporter ATP-binding protein: protein MLEVENLSYWYQNRDDFLFENENLQFEKGKVYAILGQSGSGKTTFLSLLAGLDSPKEGKIKLNGKTIEKIGLTNFRKSKVSTIFQAYNLLPYMTARQNVQTALEISGKNSAKNIEGLFEEAGISKDLIDKPVSRLSGGQQQRVAIVRALATGNEIIIADEPTGNLDEKTTGEIVKIFKKIAHQNDKIVIIVTHEREVAAESDVVFELKKRKFNKVEAIA from the coding sequence ATGTTAGAAGTAGAAAATTTAAGTTATTGGTACCAAAATCGAGATGATTTCCTTTTCGAAAATGAGAATTTACAGTTCGAAAAAGGCAAGGTTTATGCGATTTTGGGTCAATCGGGGAGCGGGAAAACCACTTTTCTCTCGCTCCTGGCGGGGCTAGATTCCCCAAAAGAAGGTAAAATTAAATTAAACGGTAAAACGATTGAAAAGATTGGTTTAACAAACTTTCGAAAAAGCAAAGTTTCTACGATTTTTCAAGCGTATAACCTTTTGCCTTATATGACCGCGCGACAAAACGTGCAAACCGCGCTGGAAATTTCAGGCAAAAATTCAGCAAAAAATATCGAAGGGCTTTTTGAAGAAGCGGGAATTTCGAAAGATTTAATCGACAAACCAGTTTCGCGACTTTCGGGCGGACAGCAACAACGCGTTGCAATTGTGCGTGCACTAGCAACTGGCAACGAGATTATTATCGCCGATGAGCCAACCGGAAACCTTGACGAAAAAACTACTGGTGAAATTGTAAAAATCTTTAAAAAAATCGCACACCAAAATGATAAAATTGTAATTATCGTGACGCATGAACGCGAAGTTGCAGCAGAATCAGATGTAGTTTTTGAACTCAAAAAGCGCAAATTCAATAAAGTTGAGGCGATTGCATAG
- a CDS encoding ABC transporter permease: MNFIKRAWLHLKAKKGKTGLLILINSAILVFVMSGLTIKSAADAAIQNAKNEAGASVTLQVNRESMMKKNQSSSSSNSNEPPKMEMTPISLSVAQKIAKMNGVKSYSFISATTASAGSGIKAISSSESSSSSNSNDSKQFGGRGPEIQGDFTVAGVNATSTYSEFTKGTNTITSGAGITSSTSDNEAVIEESLASANNLKVGSTFEITTTVNSETKTFKLKVVGIYKSSASIDSAQVRNTAMNPSNKIFVNLTTANTMKGTSDTVDSAVFNISNPENLSNFASEAKGGIDTSKYQIVTSDEIYKQMLQPLNNVSTFAQNIVILVTIAGAVILTLIVILSIRERRYEIGVLMSLGESRLKIIGQFFIELLAVSGISIIIASVAGNFVGNAIGSQLLAQQNSSSSSQMKQGGPGGAGGPGEMNSSDSSESKSSDGENSNNSSSSTSKSSRNSKRHKPQGMGGPMGEMMGTMGGSAEIDKLDIKQSTADIAKLGGIAILITFISTILASISIVKLKPKEILTN; this comes from the coding sequence ATGAATTTTATCAAACGAGCATGGCTTCATCTGAAAGCCAAAAAAGGTAAAACTGGCTTGCTAATTCTGATAAACTCGGCGATTTTGGTTTTTGTGATGAGTGGACTCACCATTAAATCGGCGGCAGATGCAGCAATTCAGAACGCCAAAAACGAAGCAGGCGCGAGCGTCACGCTTCAAGTCAATCGCGAATCGATGATGAAGAAAAATCAATCGAGTAGCAGTTCAAATTCGAACGAACCACCAAAAATGGAAATGACACCAATTTCACTTTCGGTAGCACAAAAAATTGCTAAAATGAACGGCGTAAAAAGTTATTCGTTCATTTCAGCCACAACAGCAAGTGCGGGAAGCGGAATTAAAGCAATTTCTTCAAGCGAAAGCTCAAGCAGTTCAAATTCGAACGATTCAAAACAATTTGGTGGTCGCGGCCCAGAAATTCAAGGAGATTTCACAGTTGCTGGCGTAAATGCAACTTCAACCTATAGCGAATTCACCAAAGGCACAAACACGATAACCTCGGGTGCAGGAATTACAAGTTCAACTAGCGATAACGAAGCCGTAATCGAAGAAAGCCTTGCGAGCGCAAATAATCTTAAAGTTGGTTCGACTTTCGAAATCACCACAACAGTGAATAGCGAAACGAAAACCTTCAAGCTAAAAGTTGTAGGAATTTACAAATCGAGCGCAAGCATTGATTCGGCGCAAGTTCGAAATACCGCAATGAACCCTTCGAACAAAATCTTTGTAAACCTCACAACTGCAAACACAATGAAAGGAACGAGCGACACAGTTGATTCAGCAGTATTTAATATTTCAAACCCCGAAAATCTCTCAAACTTCGCAAGCGAAGCTAAGGGCGGAATCGACACCTCAAAATATCAAATTGTAACTAGTGACGAAATTTACAAACAAATGCTTCAACCACTAAATAACGTTTCAACATTTGCGCAAAATATCGTAATTCTCGTGACAATTGCCGGTGCAGTAATTTTAACCCTAATCGTAATTTTAAGCATTCGCGAAAGGCGTTATGAAATTGGTGTTTTGATGAGCCTTGGTGAGTCACGATTGAAAATTATCGGTCAATTCTTCATTGAACTTCTCGCCGTAAGTGGAATTTCGATTATTATTGCAAGCGTTGCTGGAAACTTTGTCGGAAACGCAATTGGTAGTCAATTGTTGGCTCAACAGAATTCTTCAAGCTCTTCACAAATGAAACAAGGCGGACCTGGTGGTGCTGGTGGACCTGGTGAGATGAATTCTTCAGACTCAAGTGAAAGCAAATCAAGCGACGGTGAAAATTCGAACAATTCAAGCAGCTCAACAAGCAAATCTAGCAGAAATTCGAAACGACACAAACCACAAGGAATGGGTGGTCCAATGGGCGAAATGATGGGAACTATGGGCGGTTCGGCTGAAATTGACAAACTCGACATCAAACAAAGCACAGCCGACATCGCAAAACTTGGCGGAATTGCAATTCTCATCACGTTTATTTCAACAATTTTGGCAAGTATTAGTATTGTTAAACTTAAACCAAAAGAAATTTTAACAAATTAG